A DNA window from Branchiostoma lanceolatum isolate klBraLanc5 chromosome 17, klBraLanc5.hap2, whole genome shotgun sequence contains the following coding sequences:
- the LOC136422850 gene encoding uncharacterized protein: MEAGDHVENILDEHQEICILLNKLRKSVNGDQSGPRKNTRTEPRVNSAHLRAMDHFLNFRPTPGIMTIDEEHHEILRLVNELKKISRCYDSSLTSDKPKEDDVWRLRTDDPIDDDDPGPGYEKIRERRRPIYDSVKIPKDDLCHHCNEPVSASGSLMIHSLKPFRHTSKHVFNM, translated from the exons ATGGAGGCTGGCGATCAT GTTGAAAACATTCTTGACGAACACCAAGAGATCTGCATTCTTCTTAACAAGCTTCGGAAGTCTGTCAACGGAGACCAGAGTGGACCAAG GAAAAATACTCGGACAGAACCACGAGTGAACTCGGCCCACCTCCGCGCCATGGACCACTTCCTCAACTTCCGACCGACCCCCGGCATCATGACGATAGACGAGGAGCATCACGAGATCCTCCGGCTCGTCAACGAGCTGAAGAAGATCTCCCGCTGCTATGACTCATCCCTGACGTCAGACAAACCGAAGGAGGATGACGTGTGGAGGCTGAGAACGGACGACCCTATAGATGACGATGACCCTGGACCAGGCTACGAGAAAATTAGAGAAAGGCGACGCCCCATCTATGACAGTGTG aAAATCCCTAAAGATGATCTCTGCCATCACTGCAATGAGCCAGTCTCTGCATCAGGTTCGTTGATGATTCATTCTTTGAAACCATTTCGTCATACATCAAAGCATGTGTTCAATATGTAG
- the LOC136423086 gene encoding uncharacterized protein — protein MVDEHQDVNHLAEQLKKQKMSGRRYRSQQESQKKVYHVLTPEATIGSAPYTSPNLTVTSTGSDEEDCITPTNGRVLTMDEEHKEISRLLYALRAATVKEKTRSMVAHQRAASNYASRIDRPISDFVPSKHTSLPRANQHPTAADTTKSSSMPHYYKKRRQQEDDLTTSREDLNRSLKALEDSCKDLQRLTSSGSSPGQDTWVSRDRAASLDPRSLVKKRKNKLTVPVQRSKSQRSPQRKKQAKGFDLQISESSLWRRRRKPPRPSPIGAEDPDAFLYESPKKRLSSPFDFWRRSGHNHMDKVRKPEKCHACRRILTESFVEGAGKRWHREHFVCGKCALPFELVGQPYFEFEGVPYCEKHYDELVADRCYHCNAPITGDAVKVFNKVWCEDCFTCPFCDISFTLKTKFFEFDMRPVCKRCYLCLPDEVTGRPKKPTITSSFMPLICGFGGKKR, from the exons ATGGTCGATGAGCATCAAGACGTTAATCATCTAGCTGAGCAACTGAAGAAGCAGAAGATGTCGGGAAGAAGATACAGATCCCAGCAAGAAAGCCAGAAGAAGGTTTACCACGTGCTCACGCCGGAAGCAACCATCGGCAGTGCCCCCTACACCTCTCCAAACTTAACCGTCACGTCCACCGGCTCTGACGAGGAAGACTGCATCACACCGACTAACGGGAGAGTGCTGACCATGGACGAGGAACATAAGGAGATCTCTCGGCTGCTGTACGCACTACGCGCCGCCACAGTCAAGGAGAAGACACGGTCCATGGTCGCACACCAACGGGCTGCATCGAATTATGC ATCCCGAATCGACAGACCAATATCCGACTTCGTTCCGAGTAAGCATACGAGCCTTCCTCGGGCCAACCAGCACCCTACAGCCGCCGACACGACCAAGTCCAGCTCCATGCCCCACTACTACAAGAAACGGCGGCAGCAGGAGGATGACCTGACCACCTCCCGGGAGGACCTGAACAGGTCTCTGAAGGCCCTTGAGGACTCCTGTAAGGATCTTCAACGACTGACGTCATCCGGGTCATCGCCGGGTCAGGACACATG GGTTAGCAGAGACAGGGCAGCCTCTCTGGATCCGCGGTCCTTAGTTAAGAAGCGGAAGAACAAGTTGACTGTTCCAGTCCAACGAAG CAAGTCTCAGCGTTCACCTCAGCGAAAGAAGCAAGCAAAGGGATTCGATCTACAAATCAGTGAATCTAGTTTGTGGAGACGAAGGAG gaaACCACCACGACCGTCCCCGATAGGAGCTGAGGATCCAG ATGCATTCCTCTATGAGTCTCCAAAGAAAAG GCTTTCATCCCCATTTGACTTCTGGAGGCGAAGTGGACATAATcacatggacaaagtcagaaagCCTGAAAAGTGCCATGCCTGCAG GCGCATTCTGACCGAGAGCTTTGTGGAAGGAGCAGGCAAAAGATGGCATCGAGAG catTTCGTTTGTGGAAAGTGTGCGTTGCCCTTCGAGCTTGTGGGCCAGCCTTACTTTGAGTTTGAGGGAGTCCCCTACTGTGAGAAACATTACGACGAG CTAGTCGCAGACAGATGCTATCACTGCAATGCTCCAATCACAGGAGATG CTGTGAAAGTGTTCAACAAAGTATGGTGTGAAGACTGTTTCACGTGCCCCTTCTGTGACATCAGCTTTACGCTAAA GACGAAGTTCTTTGAGTTCGACATGAGGCCTGTGTGTAAACGCTGCTACTTATGCCTACCTGACGAGGTCACCGGCAGACCGAAGAAGCCCACCATCACCAGTTCGTTCATGCCGCTAATCTGTGGATTCGGGGGCAAGAAGAGATGA